The following is a genomic window from Carassius gibelio isolate Cgi1373 ecotype wild population from Czech Republic chromosome B20, carGib1.2-hapl.c, whole genome shotgun sequence.
GCGGACACAGTGTTTtgatttacaaaataaagttagcgattatatttatacattttattcgaTGCTAAGCATTCAGAGCATTCGCTCTAGCTCTAGCTTGACTCCTCTCACGAAAATTAATCAGGCCACCCACAGATAATTACAAACTGAGAGATTACTGATCAATTTCGTATCAATCCTAAGAGATAACACAAAGGCAGGCCTTTCAAACAGACTGTTTTTATGAGTTTTCAGTGTGTTACGATGCGCGTCCACGTGTTTGCTGATTCAGTCCATGTTGACTGGACTAGTCTGTTGACAGATCACGTAAAAACAGGCTACTACGCGTCCATTATATGCAAATTCTCTGATCAAAATAGGTCCAAACAAGCaaccaaatgcattttatttttatttatttttacatttaaagctttactaAGATTAAAAAAGGTTTTGGAAAATATGTGTAGGGAAAGTGACACTTTATAAACGACATTTCGTTTATTTTCTGCAGACATGGCAACACGTAAGCACACAGAAATCGCGAGAACTGGAGAATGCTTCCCCTATCGTTGTGGctgcaattcaaaataaatatattttcagtttgtaATTAACAATTATTGTGCAAATcaactaaaaacatttaaatgtgcaaAATGCAATTTCTTTTCATTATAttcaggaattaaaaaataataaaacactttctCTGTAGCCCTTACAGTCAAAATTAAATAAgtagaaattatttttaatttctcatttattaatttacttaccTTCAATTCATTGTTAGCTGTAATCTCCATAGACAGTAAAGGTAATCTCAGATGTGACGCATGCACCGATGGAGGCACTACAGCTAATACAGATAATTcaccgaagaagaagaagaacacgGAAGCGTCTCAATCTgcaccactgtatatatattagttttatttttctcaCACGAAATGTGTACTGGTTGTGTGCAGAAACAGTATCCTGACAGGGTGAGTTCATTTTCAGTGCTGACTGCACATTTTTCCGAATCCTTCTGCTATTAACTTGCTTGCTATCTGCTCCTTTAATGCAATTAAAGTGTACAGAGGCAAATGCAGCGCTGGTTGATTTCCAGTCAAACTTGAATAGCACTGCACTCCTGTGTGCTGAATACTTCTAAAGTTTGTTTCTTGGAACCCAAATTAACTTGCTTTTGCCTCTTTCTTAAAAATCACATTTGATAACAGGAAATTGAGTTTGTTTGGGTTGTTTATGTTTTGTGCATAAATAAGTCAATATTTTTTCCTCTCTTACGTGCATAGGGTCATACCTGTCTGGAGAATGGTTCATATCTTATGAACTTCCTCGGCTGTGCTAACTGTCACCAGCGTGACTTTGTGCTGATCAGCGACAGGACGATGGTgaatgaagatgaggaggagatTGTCACTTACCTGCGTGAGTCACGTGACTTTACTAAATATTGTGTCAAATTTGTCATCAGTATGTCATGAGTAACGCCTGCTTTTCCTCAGATATGTGTAAGAACTGTGATCATGTCATAGCCAGACACGAGTACACCTTCACTGTAGTGGATGACTATCAGGTGAGCCGTGCTGTCAGTTCAATAACTGAATGAGAAAagttatgtaaataataaaaatttatgtAAATAGTATGTTTAGTATGGGTATgggtatttttattttcatatttgttattCAATTTGCAGGAATACACAATGTTGTGCATGTTGTGTGGAAAAGCAGAGGATTCCATCAGTGTGCTGCCGGACGATCCCAGACAAACAGCGCCTCTGTTCTAGAGTATTTGACCAGACACAGAGACAAGGaatttacttctttttttaaagagtatGGTTATGAATGATGGTGGGAGCCATAACACATGCAACATTTATATATGCTTAGCACTGGAGAACGACATGCTGTCACGTTTAATCCAGAAGAATACACCGCAGAATTCATTGTGCTCTTTGTTTCTACTGCTTCAGGGGGGGCTCTAAGGTTCACAGCACACTGAGCACAGCTCTGACTCATAAAGATACATGCATTTGAGTCATTCAGAAATATTAAACCTAATTAGGAATCGCTTGTGTTTATCTGATGATCATCTTATGTTTGATTCACTCAGTGTATGGAACCCCGTTTCTaccaaacagaaaaaataaataaaaacaattacaaattttTATCTCTCAGTTCAgactttttattacaattttgagaaaataaaagtcagaactgtgagatgtaaacCCTAATTTCAAgagttatatgttatatgttataaaaAAGATGGTTATTCTGACTTTTTATGTCacaattctgatgttttttccaaattgtaagataaaaactTGCAGTTACCTTGTCTATTTCATtccgtggcagaaacaagcttccataaaagtgttattttttatcCCATGTTAAAATGCTGTATGCACAATGCTCTGTTGCCAATTCTGAGTCTGCAGTAGAAATGTCTGTTTGACTAAGGTTAGGTTTGAGTGGATTATCAGTTTGTTAACCACAGACAGGATTTTGGTTTCTATGCAGCGCTTAGATATACATAAGTCAAGATTGGATtagacagataaaatatgtttaaaatggtaCTCATGGAAATAAACCGATTCCTGCTTGTTACTACTGATACtttcatttaaagtaaatatgtcTTACGGTATTTCCAgtgtgaaaacaaattattttgtatgctttgaataaaatatgaaacgaTGCAGTTTATGTTTATTAGGCTAATGACAGCATAATATTGTCACAATATCAAGCATCAAGTCCTTAAGAGTACTTATTTATTTCATTGatatgaatacatatacattccaacatggtaactttttttttttgcatgattgaAATGCGTTAGCAAAATACAGTACATGAAGCATGAGGTGGAATTTCtttttc
Proteins encoded in this region:
- the churc1 gene encoding protein Churchill isoform X2, with amino-acid sequence MCTGCVQKQYPDRGHTCLENGSYLMNFLGCANCHQRDFVLISDRTMVNEDEEEIVTYLRIHNVVHVVWKSRGFHQCAAGRSQTNSASVLEYLTRHRDKEFTSFFKEYGYE
- the churc1 gene encoding protein Churchill isoform X1, translating into MCTGCVQKQYPDRGHTCLENGSYLMNFLGCANCHQRDFVLISDRTMVNEDEEEIVTYLHMCKNCDHVIARHEYTFTVVDDYQEYTMLCMLCGKAEDSISVLPDDPRQTAPLF